Genomic DNA from Jonesia denitrificans DSM 20603:
GTTGTCGGGCAGATCCCAGGTTCCTGGGGGACAATAGAGCTTATGAGTATGATGTCACCTGCCACTCCGCCGAAGGTCCCCACGATGCCTAGTGGTGAACCCATTGCAACGTATTCAACATACCTTGCCGCGCAAAAAGCTGTCGATTCCCTTTCTGATGAGGGTTTTGATGTGCGTAAGGTGACCATTGTTGGGCATGATCTGCACATGGTGGAGCGGGTGACAGGTCGGCTCACTTATCCACGTGTCGCTGCGGCAGGGTTTGCTTCTGGTGCATGGTTTGGTTTGTTTGTTGGGTTGCTGCTGTCGTTATTTAGCCCGGACGGTACCGGCCTCGCGATCTTTGCGGCCATCATGATTGGTGGAGCTTTTGGTCTGTTATTTTCGGTTCTGTCCTACGCGTTGACCGGCGGGAAGCGGGACTTTACCTCGCAGAGCCAGATCGTCGCAGCGCGGTATGTTCTCCTGTGCTCAGGGGAGATCTCGGGGCAAGCATTGCAACTGTTGCGGAGTAAAGGAAACGCCGGTGACCTGGGCGCTCTTTCGCCGACACCGCGTGCAAGCACCACACCAGCGGGGGACACATCTGGGCCACCGGTGACCCCCACGAACTCCCCCCAGGCGCCGGCTGTCCCCGTAGACACCCCAGAAGCAGCATCAGAACCTGCCAGCCCCCCACGCACCTACGGTGAGGCAATTGACGCTGCGAGACGCCAGCAAGCGGCCACTCAGCGCGCCCGTAGCGCATCGACAGCGCCCAGTGCTGACACGGTGAGTGACGATGTGACACCTGCAGAACACTCTGAGGCTGGCGAGCGCGGAACAGGCGATCCGGAAGTACAAGCACCGAACAACCCATTCCGCGCTCCGTGATCGTTAGGCGTTACCTAGCAGGTCAGCCATCCACGCCTCGACATCGGCCACTGTCCGGGGGAGTGCTGCACTGAGATTGCGGTTCCCCTCAGCGGTGATGAGGACGTCATCTTCGATGCGCACCCCAATGCCACGGAATTCTGCAGGGACGGTCAGGTCGTCGGATTTAAAGTACAGGCCGGGTTCAATGGTGAACACCATGCCTGGTTCCAGGACACCATCGAGGTACATGTCACGGCGCGCTTGGGCGCAGTCGTGCACATCCAGACCGAGGTGGTGACTTGTCCCGTGCACCATCCACCGGCGGTGTTGTTGACCTTCCGGTGTGAGCGACTCTGATGCCGGGACCGGCAATATTCCCCATTCTTCCAAGCGTGTCGCAATCACCTGCATGGCTGCTGCGTGGACATCAGAGAATTTCGCGCCTGGTACTGCAGCCTCAAATGCTGCGTCAGCCGCATCGAGCACGGCCTGGTAAATACGACGCTGTACCTGTGTGAATGTTCCGGAGACAGGCAACGTGCGAGTGATATCAGCGGTGTACAGTGAGTCCACCTCAACGCCTGCGTCAACAAGGACGAGGTCGCCCTCGCGCACCTGCCCGTCATTGGTGATCCAGTGCAATGTGGTGGCGTGATCGCCGCTCGCGGCGATCGTCTCATAACCAAGGCCGTTGCCTTCAAGGCGAGCATGGGCGCCAAAGACGGTTTCAATGACGCGCTCACCACGCCGGTGCTCAACGGCTCGAGGCAGCGCCTTGACCACATCGGCAAATCCAGCGATTGTTTCATCAACGGCCAGCTGCATTTGCTCGATTTCGTACTCATCTTTCACTAACCGCACTTCAGACAGCGCCTCGAGAAGTGCGTCATCGAGTTCTGTGGACTGCGCATGGTCCTGGTCAAGACCAGCTTGTTCCCGCAGCAACGTCACGAGCGCTTCCACCGCGGCATCCACGTCGCGCACCACACGTAACCGCACGTGGCTGACGCCCAGGTCTTTGGCTAACACGTCTGAAAGCGTGTCGATGTGTACTGCCCGTATCCCGCTTGCAGTGGTGACATCGTCCAACGTGGGGCGCGCTCCCACCCAAAATTCGCCGTACCGAGAATCGGCGTAGAACTCTTGTGAGTCTCGGCTTGCCAGTGGCCGGACAAACAGGAGTGCCTCGTGCCCGCTGGGGGTCCCCTGGTCGTCGAATGTGGGGTCGAGCACCAAGACAGCATCGGGTTCCTCATCGGTACCGAACCCCGTGAGGTGGGCAAACCCACTGTGCGGACGGAACCGATAGTCCGTGTCATTGGACCGAACCTTAAGCGAACCGGCGGGAATGACCAGACGCTCTCCGGGGAAGCGGTGGGAGACAGCTTCTCGCCGCGCAGCAGTGAAGGCGCTGACCGCCCGTGGTGTGATCCCTAAGTCGGCCCGCGGTGCCCAGCCTGATGTCATGAACTCAGCGAAGCGTTGCGACTGTGGTCGGTGGGACCTGTTATTCACGCGGTCAGAAATGTCTGTTGGTGTGTCGGCGGATCGCGCCGATGTGTGTTCCGTAGCCATACCCACCAGTCTCTCACTGCCCGCCGTATAGTGGGGAGGTGCGCATTGACCTTCACACCCACTCCCATGTTTCTGATGGCACGGACTCTCCGGAACAGGTCATGCGCGATGCGCACAGTGCCGGCTTGGATGTTGTGGCCCTCACCGACCATGACTCCACGTTGGGGTGGGAAGCGGCTGCCCGACAGGCTCGTGATCTTGGCCTCATTTTCGTGCCTGGGTGTGAGATCTCTGCCAAGTACCATGGCATTTCGGTGCACATTCTTGCTTACCTTCATGACCCCACACACGAGCGTATTCGTGCTCATGAGACGCGGGTTGTCACTGCGCGCCGAGACCGGGCGCGGCTCATGGTGGAGCGGCTTGCTGAGGACTTTCCCATTACGTGGGATGTGGTGCTAGACCAAACGCAACCAGGGACAACAGTGGGTCGACCTCACATTGCTGATGCGCTTGTTGCCGTGGGGGTGGTTCCTCACCGCAGTGCTGCGTTTGACACCCTTTTGACTACGTCTAGCCCTTATTACGTTCATCACTACGCCCCTG
This window encodes:
- a CDS encoding general stress protein; amino-acid sequence: MPSGEPIATYSTYLAAQKAVDSLSDEGFDVRKVTIVGHDLHMVERVTGRLTYPRVAAAGFASGAWFGLFVGLLLSLFSPDGTGLAIFAAIMIGGAFGLLFSVLSYALTGGKRDFTSQSQIVAARYVLLCSGEISGQALQLLRSKGNAGDLGALSPTPRASTTPAGDTSGPPVTPTNSPQAPAVPVDTPEAASEPASPPRTYGEAIDAARRQQAATQRARSASTAPSADTVSDDVTPAEHSEAGERGTGDPEVQAPNNPFRAP
- a CDS encoding aminopeptidase P family protein; the encoded protein is MATEHTSARSADTPTDISDRVNNRSHRPQSQRFAEFMTSGWAPRADLGITPRAVSAFTAARREAVSHRFPGERLVIPAGSLKVRSNDTDYRFRPHSGFAHLTGFGTDEEPDAVLVLDPTFDDQGTPSGHEALLFVRPLASRDSQEFYADSRYGEFWVGARPTLDDVTTASGIRAVHIDTLSDVLAKDLGVSHVRLRVVRDVDAAVEALVTLLREQAGLDQDHAQSTELDDALLEALSEVRLVKDEYEIEQMQLAVDETIAGFADVVKALPRAVEHRRGERVIETVFGAHARLEGNGLGYETIAASGDHATTLHWITNDGQVREGDLVLVDAGVEVDSLYTADITRTLPVSGTFTQVQRRIYQAVLDAADAAFEAAVPGAKFSDVHAAAMQVIATRLEEWGILPVPASESLTPEGQQHRRWMVHGTSHHLGLDVHDCAQARRDMYLDGVLEPGMVFTIEPGLYFKSDDLTVPAEFRGIGVRIEDDVLITAEGNRNLSAALPRTVADVEAWMADLLGNA
- a CDS encoding PHP domain-containing protein; its protein translation is MRIDLHTHSHVSDGTDSPEQVMRDAHSAGLDVVALTDHDSTLGWEAAARQARDLGLIFVPGCEISAKYHGISVHILAYLHDPTHERIRAHETRVVTARRDRARLMVERLAEDFPITWDVVLDQTQPGTTVGRPHIADALVAVGVVPHRSAAFDTLLTTSSPYYVHHYAPDVIEAVEMIAQAGGVSVFAHPGASARGEVVGDHTINGMIDAGLDGLEIHHRDNPPHQRERLTEIARRRGVLITGSSDYHGDGKPNRLGENTTTQTVFAQIEERGMGAVVRP